From the Paraflavitalea soli genome, the window CCTGCGGGCCACCGGCTACGGCCGCTTTCTTTTTAGCTGTCTTTGCCATTGTAGGATAGTTTTATGGTTGAATAGTTAATATATGCATGGACGTTATTGTCCTTGCCTGGAATATTACGGGGTTGGATGTAGAGGTATGCAGATGGACGCACACAATGATCTTTTGTGAATTACCTGGTTGGAATAAATGTAACTGTACACACTTGCTGCCTGGGAGAGTGGCGACTGGTTGGGTCAGATTGTTCAGCCTGAAAATTACAACTAAATCGGCAAGTAATTCTACTGGAAATGCACCGTTATTGTACCGGTTGTGTATATTCGGGAGGCATTGATCCGTATAATAATAAGAAATTAATACATGTTTAACAGGAAAGATACCTTACTGCTGCTATTGCTCCTTGGCCCGTTGCTCAGTACTGCACAGCTGGCGAAAAGGCCGCTCAGGGATGTGCAGGTGATGAAGCAGGCGAGGCTCGACACCATGGCATCGGTTATCAATATCGTGAAAGGAGATGTGGTAGCAGATATTGGAAGCGGCAATGGCTACAACCTGCTCAGGCTCTCCAGGTATTTTCCACCTGTTAAGTATTATGCCGAAGACATTGATTCAGTCAGGTGCAACAAAAAGGCCTTTGCACAAATGATCAAAAACTTCAATCCAGGCATACCACTGGATAGTTTTGTATTGTCTTATGGAACCACCCGCGCAACGGGCCTGCCCAAGGCCCATTTTACCAAAGTATTAATGATCGCAGTGGTGCATGAGTTTGATGAAAAAGAACCCATGTTTGCGGACATACGTTCCATTTTAAAACCCGGTGGTTTTGTTTTTATTGAGGAACCCCTGGTGCTGAAACCTGTTCCCAAAGACAAAGGATGCAACAATCCCTATCTGACCGAGGTGGCCCTGAAAAAGATCATAGCTGATAATGGGTTGCAGGTCATTGAAGAAAAGTATATCAACGATGCGGACAGTAATAAGTACCGGAAGATCTTTAAATGTTCTGTGAAAGTATTGTAGTCTGCTAATCTGGCTTAGTGGATGGCGTATTTCCCCCGCTTTTGTATAGGCTGGTCTGCTTATTTTTAGCACTTTTACCACCAAGGCTCAATGCACCCGTACATGAAAAGACCCAGCTTCGTTACCGGATTTTTGTTGTCATTATATAGTCTTGCCATAGCTCAGGCCCCTGCTCAAAACAAGAGCAGTTGGGTGTATCCCGGCAAGAACGGCAAACTGGTTTACAAAACCACGCCTTCCGGCGACCGCATCATGGACTTCTCACAAGCCGGCTACCGGGGTGGGGGCGTAGCCCTGCCCACAGTACCTGTAAAACGGATGGTAAAACCGTCAGGGAAAGATGATACCGAACTGATCCAGGCTGCTATTAATGAAGTAAGCAATATGCCCCTGGTGAATGGTTTCCGCGGCGCTGTTCAGCTGGCGCCGGGCACATTTACTTGCTCAGGCGCCTTGTACCTTTCGGCCAGTGGCGTTGTATTGAGGGGCAGCGGGTCGGGCAAAGGGGGCACCACCATCCGCATGACGGGCCCCAAACATACTGCCATCGTGATCGGTAAAAAGACCTTCGCCTCCGATCCCAATGACGAACCCGCAGCGCCCGATGAACCCTTCACTGCCGCACAAACCACCATCACCGCTCCTTATACGCCTGCAGGTACCTATACCCTTGTGGTAGCCGATAGCAAAGCCTTTGCGGCCGGTGACAAGATCACCATCAAAAAGCCCGTGACGGATGCCTGGGTACACTTTATGGGGATGGACAATATGAAACGCGATGGAAAACCGCAGACCTGGATCGCCAAAAGCAGGAGCCTGGTGATGCAAAGAAAGATCACCGCTATTAAAGGTAACCAGTTGACCATTGATATTCCCCTGGCAGATGCCCTCGACAATCGCTTTTTCAGCACGCCCGGCCTCACCGTCAGCAAACTGCGTGCTGCTCCTGCGGTCACTGATGTGGGCGTGGAGCAATTGCATATTCAATGCCCGCCACTGGAAAGTTCTTATGGCAATGCTCCCTATGCCGGTGTGCGGATAGGTGGCAACGATTGCTGGATACGCCAGGTGTATTTTGAAGAGACCATGAACACCACGGTGTTTGCCGGTAACCGCAATACGATAGAGCAGGTGAAGATCACCCATACATACCCGAACCTGGGTGCTTCCAAGCCGGCAGACTTTAGTTTTGAAGGCAGTGAGAACCTGCTCAACAAATGTGAAGCGACCGGCGGCAATACCTACTTTGTGTGGACCAGCAGCCTGGTGCCCGGTCCCAACGTGATGCTCAATTGTACTTTCCGCGGACATGGCAGCCGTATCCAGCTGCACCAGCGCTGGGCTACGGGATTGCTGGTCGACAACTGCACCATGATAGATGGCGGCATCGACTTTATGAACCGGGGTGTAGCGGGCTCTGGTCATGGTTGGACCATGGGCTGGGCCGTAGCCTGGAATTCTATTGCAAAGACCTATATCATACAACAGCCGCCGGGCGCCGCTAACTGGGCCATTGGTTGTATCGGCAGCCGGGAACAAACAGCCCGGTTGTTTGACAGCAGTCCGATCCTGGATGAAGGCTACTTCGAATCCCATGGCAAACCGGTGTTTCCCCAGAGCTTGTATCTGGCGCAATTGGCTGACCGGCTGGGCCAGCGGGCCATCGCCAACCTGGGGTATGCGTCTAATACCATCAGCCAGTTCCCCAATAAGCGGGTGCAGCCTACGCCTCCGCTGAAGACCGCGCCTGATCCGGTGCTTGGGGCCGACCTGGCGCTCCATCGTCCCATTAATTCCAATCAGATGCGCCATAACCTGCGGCAGTTTGCCGGGGAGAAAGCGGTAGATGCTGATCCTGCCACGTATTGGGCTACCAACGACAGCAGCCAGCGCGCCACCCTCGAAATAGATATGGAAGGGCCGGTAGTGATCAATGCCCTGCTGTTGTCGGAAGCTGCCGGTATGGGTCAGGTGCTGGAATACAAAGTAGAAGGACAGGTAGACAGTGACTGGTTACTATTGTCGCAGGGCACCACCATTGGCAACCGCAAGGTGGATCAGTTTCCTGCTGTCACCGTGTGGAAGGTGCGGCTCACGATACTAAAAGTCAACAATTATGCAGCCATTCGGCAAGTTGGATTATATAACCGGAAATAGTATTAATTTCAAGAGACAGCACAGGCTGCTAACCAAAACGCGCATGTCTCATGAAAATTGTCAACAGTACATTGATCCTCCGGGTGGCTGTAGCCATCATCCTGCTGGTGCATAGCATTCCGGGTATCTTCAACAATGGGATCAATGATTTTGGGAAGCTCTACCTCAACGAAATTGTCTTTGCACCGCTGGGTGTACCCATTGCCTGGGCCATCAAGCTATCCCATATATTGGCTGCGGGCTGCTTGCTCTTCAACAGGTACATCAAACTCGCTTCTATTGTTACCATCTTTGTATTGGTCATGGGTATTATCCTGGTACATTTCAAAGAAGGGTGGTTTGTGGTAGGCGGCGGCCGTAATGGTGTTGAGTTCAACTTTCTATTGATCTGCGTATTATTGTATTTAATGTTTCTACCGCAACAAGGCCATGCAAACAAGGGAGCAGTGTAAGCTACCCATTCTTCCAGTTCATCACCTTTATACACACGGGTATCAGTCCCAATGAAACCAGTATAAATATCCCCACTCTCAGGTAGTTCAAAGATCTCCATTGCCGCGCTCGCCGGAGCAGATCCGTGCCGGTTGTTTCACCATTGGCTATTTTCTGGAATTCAATAATGTTGGGTGCAAAGTAACCAAGCGTCCATACCCGTATCGCAAAGTGAATGGCGAATAAGACCAGCAACCAATTGCGCACAGGGTCCAGCTTCCAGCAAAAGATTATGGCGAGAATAAAGGTGATCTCATGCAGGGAATGGATGATGATCCAAAAGGTTTTAAGGTCCAGGCCATAGGGGGCTTTGAAGAAGTGGAAAGAAGCCGGTGGAGCGGCTGACCACCTGGGCACAATGACTGCCGTTTCAAAGAGCTGTGCCCCATTCATGAGAAAATAAAAAAGTGTAGTAATAAAGAGCCATATCTCGGCCCTCACCAGGTAATTGGCGGTGATTGTTTGCATGGCCAGGTTATTTGTCGTTAATATGGTCAGTCACCTCCGTCATGATAGCAACTGCCGACGTGAAATATTTTTCGATGATTTTTATTTCTGCTTCGGAAAAGGAGGAGATCAGGGCCGTTGTTTTCTGCTGTAGTTCTGCAAACAAGGGCTCCAGCAATTTGAGCGCATTTTGTGTATGCGGCACGATCAGCACCTTCCGGCGGTCGGTTTTGTCAAACTGCCGCTTCACCAGCTTCTTCTTTTCCAGCCGGTCTATTAATCCCGTAATGGCTCCCGTGGTGAGGCCTGTAAGGGTAGAGAGCTCTCCGGCCGTCAACTCACCCTTTTGCATGATCAGCCCCAAGTACTTGTGATCGGTACCCGAAAGCCCCGCTTTACGTGCAATGGCTTCATGCATCAGAATAGAAGTGTCAGAATACAGCCGGCTGGCGTCCCGGAAAGACGTGATGGTGCTTTCGCCTGGTTTCTTACTCATTCGGTAAATATATTATCGACTAATTATCTTAGTTGCTAAGATATATTATACTTTCCAATTGACCAGACTTTTTTTACGGGAGGGTTAAAGATCGGCAGCTAGGCTGTTTTCTTATTGAGTATTCTCCTCGCACAGTCTGCCGCACAGATCAGTCCTCCTGCACCCATAATAATATCTTTCAACACCATTCTGCCGGAGCCGGAGAGGTAAGGGAAACCATGGTTGGGACTGGGGAAGTCGCCGCCCAGGTTGGGTACATATACTTCGGGTGTGGTAATGAGAAAAGAAAGGGTAACAAATGACATGACTGCCGTCAACAAACCACCCCAGAGACCAATACGGGGATAAACGATGCCTAGTAGTGTAAGGATACCAATGAACACGATCACAGCGCCCAGGCCATAGGAAAAGGGATAAGTGCCATTCTGCTGGTGCCATTCAATATTTTTCGCTACTACTTTCCCTTCCGGGTTTTTGTAATTGGTATAATCCGGGGCTTTCTCGTGGTAAAAAAAGCTCATGAAGGGACTGTTGGCAACGAAGGGCACAATGCCATCCGCTTCGTATTGGAAGGCTTTGAGAGCGCCGATCCAGGCCATCACGATAAAAATAGCGATCCTGAGCAAGTGAATAAAGCTTGTTTCTGCCTTGGCTAATCTTTCCAGCATATCAATGAATTTTCAACAAAATTCATGGAATACGGGTGCTGGCGCCATAGACAGACATGGAAATCAAATGGACGATTGTGCCACAATGGAGATGCCTACCGTTTCACGGAAGAAGGTAGGGGCCACACCGGTATGTTTCTTGAAGTACCGGCTGAAGTAATGTTCATCATCAAAATGCAGTTCGGCTGCTATTTCTTTCATGCTTTTGTAAGAAAGGTGGATGAGTTTTTTGGCTTCCAGTATTACCCGTTCCTGAATGAGGAAGGAGGGGGATTTCTGAAACCAGGCCTTGCATTGTTTGGAAAAATTATTGGGCGAAAGGTTCAGTTGGGCTGCATAAAAGGCTGGTGTACGCTCCTTGATGTAATGCTGTTCCAGCAAAGCTTTGAATTGAACGATGGGGTGGAGGGCCTGGCTTTCTTCCGCGACGGGTAGGGTGGCAGCTTTGGTTTTGCTGCAGATGGCCAGGATCAGTTGCAGCCAGGAACGGGCAACGGCCTGCGACCAGGTATCTGCGTGCTGCAGTTCTTCTTTCAGTTGGTCCAGCAGGTGATGAATGGAGGCGAAAGCCTCCTCACTCAATCCGATAAAGGGCTGTGCATAGATATTGTTGAACAGTAAACCATTGCAGGCCACTTCTTTTTTGTGGTGCTCGATACAATAGAAATCTGCATGGAACCAGAGCGACCGCACAGTAGCCTGTTCGTCCAGGTGAAGCTGTGCCAGTTGCCAGGGAGTTGTAAATAATACGATATTGCCGTCAACAGGGTAATCCGTAAAGTCGACCGTAATATGGCCAACTCCTTTGAACAGGGATATGCCATAAAGAGGCTGAGGACCTGCCTCATTGAAAGAGGTGACCTTGCTTTCCCTGACGATACATTGCCCGACGGATATCTTATTTTCCATTTACTTCACAATAGGTATTGCGAAGGTAATAACCATTAACCACCTGTGGCAACCTTTAGTGGCTTCTCATTCAGCCGGCTTACCCCATTCATGTAGTTGTGATGCGAAAACCTGCTGCCGGTATATAATATCCAGGAGAAAACGAGCAGGATAATGACCGCCACCGTAAACTGCCACCATTTTTGCCGGCTTTTAGCTTTGATACAGACCACCAGGAAGCAAACAATAAAACAGAGGATGGCGATAATCGTATTTCCATAGAATTGATAAGGGCGTTTTTCTTCATTTTTCAACTCCTGCAATACTTCGAGGTCATCTTTGGTGAGCCTGGAATAATCGGGTTCTACCCTGGCTGTGGCTTTCCAATGGGGCGATTGAGGTAGTAATGACAGGGATGAATAGTCCGATCTAAAACTGGGATCAATGATCATATTCCTGAAAATGCTGGACATCATGCCCAGCAGAATGCACAGGGAAAGCGCCAGCAGCCATTTGTAGTTTTCCTTTCCGTTTATTTCATTTGCCAGGAAGTTTTTGAGCGGAGTGTATACCATGGTAATGGCGTACAATAAGAACACGCCGGGGATAAAGAATGCTATGAACAGGAAGAAGTCGAAGCCGATATTCATGCCAGTTAATTTGTAAGTTCAGGTAACAAAGGAGTGTCGGGAATACTAGGGGTGCGAGGCAAGCCATAGCTCTTCCACGAGGTTGCCGATACCATAACTTACCAGTCTGGCATCCGGGCATTCAGTGGTCCCATGACCGCCGTCGCGGAAGGAGCCCGACAGGATATGCATGGTTTCATGGGCAATGGTATTGATCAGGTTGGCCCGTTCCTTTTTATCCGTAGCATTCCAGTTCTTGATCCTGGCAGGTTTTATCGCTACCCTGTCATTGGCAGGGTCCGTTTGGGCAATGGCATTCCAGGGGTGCCGGGGATGTACAGAGTAATCAGGGATCTTTTTATTGATCAGGTCAAATACCTGCTGACCGGTCATTACGTCCGGCTGTCCGTTAATCAGGTCACAACTCACCAGCCATTGCTGGGCCAATACCCTTTGTTTAAATTCGTCGGAGGCTAATATCTTACACACGTCGGCCGTGGCTTCTTTGATGGCTTTCTTGCGTTTTTCGTTAAGGTTCTGCGTACCGATCTTCATGCAATTGGTGAGCGGACTTACCGATTCGAAATCGTCTGGTCCCGGTTTTTTGTATCCTCTCCACGCCCAGCTAAGGCAGCCCGATAATATTATGGAGATGGTAAGTAGCAGTAACAAGTGTCTCATGTAAGGAAGTATTTGCTGTAAAGCTACTTGTCGGGAAGGAGGGGACAACTGGTGTAAACACGGTATTTTTGATGGTGTTGACTGTTCAGGCTAGTTATTTAGATGACATCAAAATGTGCAGCTCTTGATCAGGCCATTGGCCATAGTGATCTTTTTATTCTCCCCATCTTCTTTGATCTCTACAAACTTCTCCAGTCTTTTGGCGCGGGCTACAGTATAATCCTGGTCGTAATAGTAATTGGTGGTGGTACGTACGGGGCCATTCTGCGATACATCCGACCCTGTATAGATCCGGGATGTCTTTAGCTGGTTGAAGCTATGGATCACCTGGATAAAATACTTACCGGGCTTCAGGCCGCGGAATTCGAACCGGCCTTCACTGTCGGCATAGGCTTCAATAACATAGTCATTGGCTTCATTGGACATATAGACACCTGTCTTTTTGCCTTCTTTCTTTTCCCGCAGGTCGTACCATTCTTCCAGGTAAGGGGTTACCGGGTAGAGTACCACTTTCACACCACTGGCGTTGAAGATCAGGCCATCCACCTTGGTGCAGGCTTTACCGCGAATGGTAGAGAGGCCTCTTGACAACGCAGCTTTTGCCAAAGCAGGGTCGAATGATCCAAGGGGGAAAATGGATTTCCGCGTAGTACCGCCACTGGCATTAAGCTGACCACCCAGGTCGGCGAATTGCTTGCGATCAAGATCGGCCAGTTTGGAATTGCCAATGGCATCGTAAGCTTCTGCCCGGTTTTGGTAGGCATACATATTTTTAGGGTCCAGCTCAATGGATTTGCTATAATTGGTAATGGCTTCCTGGAAATGTTGTTTGTCGTGGTGGATAAATCCCAGGTACAGGTAGCCTGTAGGATTTTTGGGATCCAGTTCCACTACCTTGGTGTAGTCTTTATTGGCTTCGGCGAGCATTTTACTGCGGTAGAGGAGGTGTCCGCGCTGTATATAGGCTTCGATCTGCTTTGGATCGATCTCGATGGCCCTGGTATGTTCCCGGATGGCTGCTTCTACCTGGTCTTTGCGGCCGTAACAATTGCCCCTGAACACATAGGAGATGGATACTTTGGGCGCCAGCTCGATCGCCTTGCTGTATTCAACGATAGCATCATCATATTTTTCCTGGACATAATACACATGCCCCCGGTTATTGTAGGCATCGTAATCCTTTGGATACAGCTGGAGGTATTTGGCGTAATCGGCCAGCGCCTGGTCAAACTTACTCAGTTGTTTGTAAGCTACGGCACGGTTGAACCAGGCATCAGCATAGGTGGGATCGGTTTCCACTACCTTGGTATAGTCTGCAATGGCCAGTTCACGCTTTTGCTGGTTGAGGTAAATATTACCACGATAATACAAGGATACTACAAAGCGCGGGTTGAGTTCAATCGCTTTGTTGAAATCGGCTAGCGCCAGGTCCAGCTGTTTTCTATTGTTATAGATCAGGCCTCTTTTAGCAATGGCGCGTACGTTGCGTGGATTGAGTTCAATCGCTTTGCTATAATCGGCCAGCGCATCATCTGGTTTTTCGAGTACCATAGCGGCGAGTGCGCGGGCAAAATAGTCGAGGGAGGTTTTGGGAGCACGTAAGAGGCCGAGGGCTTTTTCTGCTGTTTTCTTTGCAGTGGCCGTATTGTTTTGTATCCAGTAACAGTCGGCCAGCAGGGCATTGTACACGCCATTGTCGGGACTGATCTTAACCGCCCGTTCAAGATCGGCTTGTGCAGCCGTCATCCGGTTGTCGAATATTTCTCCGGCGCCATGTACGGCGTAGGCCAGTCCGTTGTTCTTGTCATTGTTGATAACGTCATTAGCCGTTTTCTTAGCCAGCTGGAAATTGCCTTCCAGCAATTGTGATACTGCGAGGTCGGCATTGGAACCGCTTTGTGCGAATGAGGGAGAAAAAAGGCCTGTAGTAATCAGGATCAGGAATAATAAAAAGGATGTGCGCATCATGGCTTTGAGGTGTTTTTCAGCTATTTTTAGTGAACGGCTGCAGGCAACATGTAGACTCCCGCCTAAGGTAGCCCGCAGCAGGGGCAAAACTACCAATATAAAGACAACGATGATGCCAGACTGACAACCGAATTTTCAACAATTGGGCTGATAATCATTAAATTACCTGCTTACCGGGAAGAAGGGTCTACTGGTTTTCAGGTAGTAAAAAGTAGAGTATATTTGGCAACAACCTTGGTATAATATAAGCAATAACTGCGATCACTTATGGACGCATCCCAACACGAACAGGAAGACATTTGGACAAGGGGTTGGACCATGTTCAGTACGCCAAAAGAAGAAGTAATGCAATTATTTGCACCGTTGGGAGAAGTGCTGATCCAACCTGCGGGCATCACTTTCACTGCCTATCCTTTTCAGCCAGCCCTCGTCTGTAAACAGACCACCATTACTGCCAGCGATATCATCAACATCGGCATCAATGCTGCGCCGCCCTCCATACGGATAGGAAATGAACTGATCTTTGTGCCGGCAACACTGAAGCGTGAATTGCTTTTCTATGCAAACCGTCACCAGATTCCCCTGGTGGAGCGGGGATATGTCTGGGACTTGCTATTGGAACCCTTCCTGGATACCGAATATACTCCCGAAACTCATCAACGGCTCAATGGAATATTGGCAGGATATGGTTTGTCTGCCGAAACCATTCAGGTCATCCGGGAAGAGGTAAGGATCCAGATGCTGAAGTACAACTTCGATACCATGCTTTGGGAGTGGGTTTCTTTAGGATTGCTGGACGTGCTGAGTGCAATGCGTCCCAAATACGATACAGACCAATTTGCCGACTTCTACCGGAGGGCAATGGAAATAGCCTTGCTGCCCGGGAAATCCCCACCG encodes:
- a CDS encoding discoidin domain-containing protein: MKRPSFVTGFLLSLYSLAIAQAPAQNKSSWVYPGKNGKLVYKTTPSGDRIMDFSQAGYRGGGVALPTVPVKRMVKPSGKDDTELIQAAINEVSNMPLVNGFRGAVQLAPGTFTCSGALYLSASGVVLRGSGSGKGGTTIRMTGPKHTAIVIGKKTFASDPNDEPAAPDEPFTAAQTTITAPYTPAGTYTLVVADSKAFAAGDKITIKKPVTDAWVHFMGMDNMKRDGKPQTWIAKSRSLVMQRKITAIKGNQLTIDIPLADALDNRFFSTPGLTVSKLRAAPAVTDVGVEQLHIQCPPLESSYGNAPYAGVRIGGNDCWIRQVYFEETMNTTVFAGNRNTIEQVKITHTYPNLGASKPADFSFEGSENLLNKCEATGGNTYFVWTSSLVPGPNVMLNCTFRGHGSRIQLHQRWATGLLVDNCTMIDGGIDFMNRGVAGSGHGWTMGWAVAWNSIAKTYIIQQPPGAANWAIGCIGSREQTARLFDSSPILDEGYFESHGKPVFPQSLYLAQLADRLGQRAIANLGYASNTISQFPNKRVQPTPPLKTAPDPVLGADLALHRPINSNQMRHNLRQFAGEKAVDADPATYWATNDSSQRATLEIDMEGPVVINALLLSEAAGMGQVLEYKVEGQVDSDWLLLSQGTTIGNRKVDQFPAVTVWKVRLTILKVNNYAAIRQVGLYNRK
- a CDS encoding DoxX family protein, giving the protein MKIVNSTLILRVAVAIILLVHSIPGIFNNGINDFGKLYLNEIVFAPLGVPIAWAIKLSHILAAGCLLFNRYIKLASIVTIFVLVMGIILVHFKEGWFVVGGGRNGVEFNFLLICVLLYLMFLPQQGHANKGAV
- a CDS encoding MarR family winged helix-turn-helix transcriptional regulator, whose amino-acid sequence is MSKKPGESTITSFRDASRLYSDTSILMHEAIARKAGLSGTDHKYLGLIMQKGELTAGELSTLTGLTTGAITGLIDRLEKKKLVKRQFDKTDRRKVLIVPHTQNALKLLEPLFAELQQKTTALISSFSEAEIKIIEKYFTSAVAIMTEVTDHINDK
- a CDS encoding helix-turn-helix domain-containing protein, whose translation is MENKISVGQCIVRESKVTSFNEAGPQPLYGISLFKGVGHITVDFTDYPVDGNIVLFTTPWQLAQLHLDEQATVRSLWFHADFYCIEHHKKEVACNGLLFNNIYAQPFIGLSEEAFASIHHLLDQLKEELQHADTWSQAVARSWLQLILAICSKTKAATLPVAEESQALHPIVQFKALLEQHYIKERTPAFYAAQLNLSPNNFSKQCKAWFQKSPSFLIQERVILEAKKLIHLSYKSMKEIAAELHFDDEHYFSRYFKKHTGVAPTFFRETVGISIVAQSSI
- a CDS encoding tetratricopeptide repeat protein; the encoded protein is MMRTSFLLFLILITTGLFSPSFAQSGSNADLAVSQLLEGNFQLAKKTANDVINNDKNNGLAYAVHGAGEIFDNRMTAAQADLERAVKISPDNGVYNALLADCYWIQNNTATAKKTAEKALGLLRAPKTSLDYFARALAAMVLEKPDDALADYSKAIELNPRNVRAIAKRGLIYNNRKQLDLALADFNKAIELNPRFVVSLYYRGNIYLNQQKRELAIADYTKVVETDPTYADAWFNRAVAYKQLSKFDQALADYAKYLQLYPKDYDAYNNRGHVYYVQEKYDDAIVEYSKAIELAPKVSISYVFRGNCYGRKDQVEAAIREHTRAIEIDPKQIEAYIQRGHLLYRSKMLAEANKDYTKVVELDPKNPTGYLYLGFIHHDKQHFQEAITNYSKSIELDPKNMYAYQNRAEAYDAIGNSKLADLDRKQFADLGGQLNASGGTTRKSIFPLGSFDPALAKAALSRGLSTIRGKACTKVDGLIFNASGVKVVLYPVTPYLEEWYDLREKKEGKKTGVYMSNEANDYVIEAYADSEGRFEFRGLKPGKYFIQVIHSFNQLKTSRIYTGSDVSQNGPVRTTTNYYYDQDYTVARAKRLEKFVEIKEDGENKKITMANGLIKSCTF
- a CDS encoding transposase, yielding MQTITANYLVRAEIWLFITTLFYFLMNGAQLFETAVIVPRWSAAPPASFHFFKAPYGLDLKTFWIIIHSLHEITFILAIIFCWKLDPVRNWLLVLFAIHFAIRVWTLGYFAPNIIEFQKIANGETTGTDLLRRARQWRSLNYLRVGIFILVSLGLIPVCIKVMNWKNG
- a CDS encoding DUF417 family protein, coding for MLERLAKAETSFIHLLRIAIFIVMAWIGALKAFQYEADGIVPFVANSPFMSFFYHEKAPDYTNYKNPEGKVVAKNIEWHQQNGTYPFSYGLGAVIVFIGILTLLGIVYPRIGLWGGLLTAVMSFVTLSFLITTPEVYVPNLGGDFPSPNHGFPYLSGSGRMVLKDIIMGAGGLICAADCARRILNKKTA
- a CDS encoding class I SAM-dependent methyltransferase encodes the protein MFNRKDTLLLLLLLGPLLSTAQLAKRPLRDVQVMKQARLDTMASVINIVKGDVVADIGSGNGYNLLRLSRYFPPVKYYAEDIDSVRCNKKAFAQMIKNFNPGIPLDSFVLSYGTTRATGLPKAHFTKVLMIAVVHEFDEKEPMFADIRSILKPGGFVFIEEPLVLKPVPKDKGCNNPYLTEVALKKIIADNGLQVIEEKYINDADSNKYRKIFKCSVKVL